The Hahella sp. HNIBRBA332 genome window below encodes:
- a CDS encoding agmatinase family protein, whose amino-acid sequence MYERVVNDQSLKWVSEAWVKDVEDAAGADFGSDLITFVEIPFDFAVSHRPGTRFGPAAILEALNGFSLYCTDKRADLSSLRFRRGAPVPVSNDIHQTYSRIEEAVTALPPATMPVFLGGDHSVTDPILRGLLKRSGGQRFGLIVFDAHFDSRPPVKGQEHSGHWMYTVQDVYSHANSVQLGVNAPIYSREYMERAEQAGVMVRTPYEIRRDGWHHTLEEAIAHASRDTDGVYVSVDIDCLDRAFAQGTSVPNGCGLMAYEVADAVYEIARKTKTIGLDIVEVSPPLDDASNTAEVAAHFVMNYLAGLTERRRH is encoded by the coding sequence ATGTATGAGAGAGTTGTCAATGATCAGTCCCTGAAATGGGTGTCCGAAGCCTGGGTCAAGGATGTGGAAGACGCCGCCGGCGCAGACTTCGGTTCAGACTTGATCACCTTTGTGGAGATTCCCTTCGATTTCGCCGTGAGTCATCGACCCGGAACCCGGTTTGGGCCCGCCGCCATTCTGGAGGCGCTGAACGGTTTCAGTCTTTATTGCACGGACAAACGCGCAGACCTTTCTTCTCTGCGTTTTCGCCGCGGCGCGCCGGTGCCTGTCAGCAATGACATTCATCAGACCTATTCCCGCATCGAAGAAGCTGTCACGGCGCTGCCGCCTGCAACGATGCCGGTTTTTCTGGGAGGCGATCATTCGGTCACTGATCCGATACTGCGCGGACTCCTTAAACGTTCCGGCGGCCAGCGTTTCGGTCTGATCGTGTTTGACGCCCATTTCGACTCCCGTCCGCCGGTGAAAGGTCAGGAGCATTCGGGGCATTGGATGTATACGGTGCAAGACGTGTACAGCCACGCCAATAGCGTACAGCTGGGCGTCAATGCGCCGATCTATTCGCGAGAGTACATGGAACGGGCGGAACAGGCTGGCGTCATGGTGCGCACCCCATACGAGATCCGCCGCGACGGCTGGCACCACACTTTGGAGGAAGCCATCGCTCACGCTTCTCGCGATACCGACGGCGTTTACGTATCGGTGGATATCGACTGTCTCGACCGCGCCTTCGCCCAGGGCACCAGCGTCCCTAACGGCTGTGGCCTGATGGCGTACGAAGTGGCCGACGCGGTCTATGAAATCGCCCGCAAAACCAAAACCATCGGCCTGGATATTGTAGAAGTCAGCCCGCCCCTGGACGACGCCTCCAACACCGCAGAAGTCGCCGCCCACTTCGTCATGAACTACCTCGCCGGCTTGACCGAGAGACGACGCCACTGA
- a CDS encoding caspase family protein: protein MASNDYAILVGISRYADPDRLPDLQGPVRDVELMRSWLTSPSGGDVPATQVIEIVSDETGMTLADLTTRNEGDDSAMPPLFQDFFKKFLKLVSKPDRSGYVYRDSRLYLYFSGHGFCEKYRREAHAALFVGNSSPIESWNIYGTYFAQWTKDQGLFSEIVLIMDCCRDAKLTQRPMPPPLPQPTNIGASVAPRLFELYGAPRGGKAQERAIAARNGEVHGLLTHAFLDALEHAEWGKTEVPSQAVKNYLESQWRILCEGSPADPPEVVIPSNGEIYFQRKAGKLKSQRFKVKNWTQGERVRIVNGQFEVIAELTLMGDQVKVKREAQSGGDDSEELVIPVVDGEFELPLPVSLLMATGGAGIQQKFETGGDDVEL, encoded by the coding sequence ATGGCCAGCAATGACTACGCTATTCTGGTGGGCATCAGCCGATACGCGGACCCTGACCGCCTGCCTGACCTGCAGGGCCCGGTTCGTGACGTTGAACTGATGCGTAGCTGGCTGACGTCGCCTTCCGGCGGCGATGTGCCAGCGACTCAGGTCATAGAAATCGTATCCGATGAAACCGGCATGACGCTGGCTGATCTGACAACGAGGAATGAGGGTGACGATAGCGCCATGCCGCCCCTGTTCCAGGATTTTTTCAAGAAGTTCCTCAAACTGGTCAGCAAGCCGGATCGCAGCGGCTATGTGTATCGCGACAGCCGGCTTTATCTGTATTTCTCCGGGCACGGATTTTGTGAGAAATACCGCCGCGAAGCCCACGCTGCGTTATTCGTAGGCAATAGCAGTCCGATAGAAAGCTGGAATATTTACGGCACCTATTTTGCGCAATGGACCAAGGATCAGGGGCTGTTTTCTGAAATTGTGCTCATCATGGACTGCTGCCGTGACGCCAAGTTGACGCAACGTCCTATGCCGCCCCCCCTGCCGCAACCCACCAATATTGGCGCCAGCGTCGCGCCAAGGCTGTTTGAACTGTACGGGGCTCCGCGAGGAGGCAAGGCCCAGGAGCGGGCCATCGCCGCCCGCAATGGCGAAGTGCACGGACTGCTGACTCACGCCTTTCTGGATGCGTTGGAGCATGCGGAGTGGGGAAAAACAGAGGTGCCTTCCCAGGCGGTGAAGAATTATCTGGAAAGTCAGTGGCGCATACTTTGCGAAGGGAGTCCGGCGGACCCGCCGGAGGTGGTGATTCCGTCCAATGGCGAAATCTACTTTCAGCGTAAGGCCGGTAAATTGAAGTCGCAACGCTTCAAGGTAAAGAACTGGACTCAAGGAGAGAGAGTCAGAATCGTTAACGGCCAGTTTGAAGTGATTGCCGAACTTACTCTGATGGGAGATCAGGTAAAAGTTAAGCGAGAGGCGCAGTCAGGAGGCGACGACAGCGAGGAATTAGTCATTCCTGTCGTCGATGGCGAGTTTGAGCTGCCGCTGCCGGTTTCTTTGTTGATGGCGACCGGCGGGGCGGGGATTCAACAGAAATTTGAAACCGGAGGTGACGATGTCGAACTCTAA
- a CDS encoding LysR family transcriptional regulator, translating to MNITERDFRGVDLNLLVTLLVLLRERSVTRAAEKLHLGQPAVSGALSRLRELFDDPILVRTAQGMSPTVKALQLEAELLPALGKIHSALFEPSTFDPATSEGVFTVGMSDWVEVWLGPRLIAKLHQLAPSIRLAIKSVDPFQGPAMLEQNGMDLGVSCFMDGGPAWMLRKRLCSMGFLSVYDPAQVAITEPLTLEQYVSHPHLMVTYKGAFESNVDVALAEMGLRRTVQFALPRFSTLPPILKRIPALATVPSVVASCMCAASGLRATAPPLALADTSVDLVWRATRDKDPALRWLMTLIEACLQEAMAL from the coding sequence ATGAATATCACCGAAAGAGATTTTAGGGGCGTCGACCTTAATTTACTGGTCACCCTGCTGGTTCTATTGCGCGAGCGCAGCGTCACCCGCGCAGCGGAAAAACTGCACCTGGGACAACCTGCGGTAAGCGGGGCGCTGTCTCGGTTGCGGGAGCTGTTCGATGATCCGATCCTGGTGCGCACTGCGCAGGGTATGTCTCCTACGGTGAAAGCCTTACAGCTGGAAGCGGAGTTGCTGCCGGCGTTGGGGAAAATCCATTCCGCCCTGTTCGAGCCGTCGACGTTCGATCCCGCCACCAGCGAAGGCGTCTTCACCGTAGGCATGTCGGACTGGGTGGAGGTCTGGCTGGGGCCCCGCCTGATCGCCAAGCTGCATCAGCTGGCGCCGTCGATCCGACTCGCCATTAAATCCGTCGATCCTTTTCAGGGGCCCGCCATGCTGGAGCAGAATGGCATGGACTTGGGCGTTTCCTGCTTCATGGACGGCGGGCCTGCCTGGATGCTGCGCAAACGCCTGTGCTCCATGGGCTTTCTCAGTGTTTACGATCCCGCCCAGGTCGCCATCACAGAGCCCCTCACGCTGGAGCAATATGTCAGTCATCCGCATCTGATGGTGACTTACAAAGGCGCGTTTGAAAGCAATGTGGATGTCGCTCTGGCGGAAATGGGCCTGCGACGCACCGTGCAGTTCGCACTACCTCGCTTCTCCACCCTGCCCCCGATCCTCAAGCGGATTCCCGCTCTGGCCACCGTTCCCAGCGTCGTCGCCAGTTGCATGTGCGCTGCGTCGGGACTTCGCGCCACGGCGCCGCCACTGGCGTTGGCGGACACCAGCGTGGATCTGGTGTGGCGCGCCACCCGCGATAAAGACCCGGCTCTGCGCTGGCTGATGACGCTGATAGAGGCGTGTCTGCAGGAAGCCATGGCGCTCTGA
- a CDS encoding heavy metal response regulator transcription factor, with protein sequence MKLLVVEDEAKTREYLRKGLTEAGFVVDTAANGLDGRHLAMTEQFDLIVMDIMLPDLDGWRLLASLREGGNATPVLFLTARDSVSDRVQGLESGADDYLVKPFAFSELLARVRNILRRGLAPLSGNQLSVGDLTLDISRRSARRGDADIQLTTKEFTLLELFVRRQGEVLPRSLIASQVWDMNFDSDTNVIDVAVRRLRMKVDDGHEIKLIQTVRGMGYRLDVRNELH encoded by the coding sequence ATGAAACTGCTGGTCGTGGAAGACGAAGCGAAAACCAGGGAATACCTGCGGAAAGGCCTGACGGAAGCGGGCTTTGTCGTCGATACCGCCGCCAATGGCCTGGATGGCCGGCATTTGGCCATGACTGAACAGTTTGATTTGATCGTGATGGATATCATGTTGCCGGATCTGGATGGCTGGCGTCTGCTCGCCTCCTTGCGGGAAGGGGGCAACGCCACCCCGGTGCTGTTTCTGACCGCCCGCGACAGCGTGTCGGACCGGGTGCAGGGACTTGAATCCGGCGCCGATGATTATCTGGTGAAGCCGTTCGCCTTCTCTGAACTGCTTGCGCGCGTGCGCAATATTCTGCGGCGAGGGCTCGCGCCTTTAAGCGGCAATCAACTGAGCGTGGGCGATCTGACCTTGGATATTTCCCGCCGCAGCGCCCGTCGCGGGGATGCGGATATTCAGCTGACCACGAAAGAATTCACCTTGCTGGAGCTGTTCGTGCGGCGTCAGGGGGAAGTGCTGCCACGTTCACTGATCGCCTCTCAGGTGTGGGATATGAATTTCGACAGCGACACCAATGTCATTGACGTGGCGGTGCGGCGCCTGCGTATGAAAGTGGACGACGGCCATGAAATTAAATTGATCCAGACCGTGCGGGGCATGGGCTATCGGCTGGATGTGCGCAATGAGCTCCACTAA
- a CDS encoding ABC transporter substrate-binding protein has product MDILVFPKQTSSPRARRILCAFFIAMSLGALPPVIHAQETISIATGEYVPWVSQKGPHNGFIGHIITEAFKRQGIDVRFEYYLWARSYEQARQGLHNAASYWVCSEERQKDFYCSDPLAQEDIVFFHLKTTPLDDWNSLDDLRLYSIGATIGYTYTKEFWAAADSGLLRVSTVPEDEQNFNMLALGRIDLCLMGPVAGMTLLRLKFPKAIRESITYNPKPLVTTRLSLLFPRIHKDSMRLMLMFNEGLKQVRAEGLYDRYMADLLAGKYDPKK; this is encoded by the coding sequence ATGGACATCCTTGTATTTCCAAAGCAGACGTCAAGTCCGCGTGCTCGACGTATTTTATGCGCCTTTTTCATCGCGATGTCGCTAGGCGCTCTCCCCCCTGTTATCCATGCTCAGGAAACTATCTCCATCGCCACTGGCGAATATGTTCCCTGGGTGTCTCAGAAAGGTCCCCATAACGGCTTTATCGGGCATATCATTACTGAGGCCTTTAAACGCCAGGGCATTGACGTCAGGTTTGAGTATTATCTATGGGCGCGCAGTTACGAACAGGCGCGTCAGGGTCTGCACAACGCCGCTTCCTATTGGGTATGCAGCGAGGAACGACAGAAGGACTTCTATTGCAGCGACCCTCTGGCCCAGGAAGACATCGTCTTTTTTCACTTGAAAACCACACCGCTGGACGACTGGAACTCCCTGGACGACCTCCGCTTGTACAGCATTGGCGCCACAATAGGTTATACCTATACGAAAGAGTTTTGGGCTGCGGCGGACTCAGGCCTGCTGCGGGTAAGCACCGTTCCAGAAGATGAGCAGAACTTCAACATGCTGGCGTTGGGCCGCATCGACTTATGCTTGATGGGTCCGGTCGCAGGCATGACATTGCTGCGCCTGAAGTTTCCCAAAGCGATCAGAGAGTCCATCACATACAACCCCAAACCGCTCGTCACCACCCGTCTGAGCTTGCTGTTCCCCCGAATTCATAAGGATTCGATGCGCCTGATGTTGATGTTCAATGAGGGACTCAAGCAGGTCCGCGCAGAGGGACTCTATGACCGCTATATGGCGGATCTGCTGGCTGGGAAGTATGATCCGAAAAAATAG
- a CDS encoding topoisomerase DNA-binding C4 zinc finger domain-containing protein, with amino-acid sequence MNTSFTFDLALEFWFLAPLAAIISLVQTSWFSNLIQRVTQQEETPASTPLPVMRIADANERKPANRIRICPQCGAQMVSRRIKKGPSAGREFFSCSASPKCTGVRAA; translated from the coding sequence ATGAACACTTCATTCACGTTTGACCTTGCGCTCGAATTCTGGTTTTTAGCCCCGTTGGCGGCCATTATCTCCCTGGTGCAAACTTCTTGGTTCAGTAACCTCATACAACGCGTAACCCAGCAAGAGGAAACGCCTGCCTCAACTCCGCTACCCGTCATGCGCATCGCCGACGCCAACGAACGTAAGCCCGCAAACAGAATCAGAATATGCCCCCAATGCGGCGCACAGATGGTCAGCCGCCGAATCAAAAAAGGCCCCAGCGCCGGCCGCGAATTCTTCAGCTGCAGCGCCTCTCCGAAATGCACGGGCGTGCGGGCGGCTTGA
- a CDS encoding MBL fold metallo-hydrolase encodes MSTSFFRTAFHTSHSTQKTPLARSLFLGAAILTAGVSMMAPSAYAESAANAKSTHVAVAAQSNPGYYGMKLGDFKITAVSDGSVMVDFTKLMNNTTPEEVTRLLARHYLGPQVETSINTFVIDTGDHVAIVDTGAGDIFGDKGGHLLDNLKAAGYQPEQIDAVLLTHIHGDHSSGLIRNGKMAFPNATVYVDQHDVDFWLNPANKTKVNDTLKRGFDWAEQSVRPYLNANKVKTFNSDGELFPGVKTVATHGHTPGHTVYEVESQGQRIRFLGDLLHIRDIQFARPEITIDFDVDSPEAARQRLAAFNDAVEDGYLVGAAHIPFPGVGHVQRDGGAFEWIPVNYSAQVK; translated from the coding sequence ATGTCTACCTCTTTTTTTCGCACCGCTTTCCATACTTCCCATAGCACTCAGAAAACACCCCTGGCGCGTAGTTTGTTTCTGGGCGCAGCGATACTGACCGCCGGAGTATCTATGATGGCGCCATCCGCTTACGCTGAATCCGCCGCGAACGCAAAATCCACCCACGTCGCTGTAGCGGCGCAAAGCAATCCTGGTTATTACGGCATGAAGCTGGGCGACTTCAAAATTACCGCGGTTTCCGACGGTTCTGTAATGGTCGACTTCACCAAACTGATGAACAACACCACGCCGGAAGAAGTGACGCGGCTGCTGGCGCGCCATTATCTGGGGCCACAGGTGGAAACCTCCATTAACACTTTCGTGATCGACACCGGCGACCATGTAGCCATCGTGGACACCGGCGCGGGGGATATCTTCGGCGACAAGGGCGGCCACCTGCTGGACAACCTGAAAGCGGCGGGATACCAGCCGGAGCAAATTGACGCCGTACTGCTGACCCACATTCACGGCGATCACTCTTCCGGGCTGATACGCAATGGCAAGATGGCGTTCCCCAATGCGACGGTCTATGTGGATCAGCATGATGTCGACTTCTGGCTGAATCCGGCCAACAAAACCAAGGTAAATGATACGTTGAAACGCGGCTTCGACTGGGCGGAACAATCCGTCAGGCCCTATCTGAACGCCAACAAAGTGAAAACCTTCAACAGCGATGGCGAGTTGTTCCCTGGCGTGAAAACGGTCGCCACTCATGGGCACACGCCAGGGCACACGGTGTACGAAGTGGAAAGCCAGGGACAGCGTATTCGTTTCCTGGGGGATCTGCTGCATATTAGGGACATCCAGTTCGCCAGACCGGAAATCACTATCGATTTCGACGTCGACTCGCCAGAAGCCGCCCGTCAACGACTCGCCGCCTTCAACGATGCGGTGGAAGACGGTTATCTGGTGGGCGCCGCGCACATTCCTTTCCCTGGCGTCGGTCATGTGCAACGGGACGGCGGCGCGTTTGAATGGATTCCGGTGAACTATAGCGCGCAAGTGAAGTAA
- a CDS encoding DMT family transporter has protein sequence MWRNHPFALGITAIAIAAILFGVAGALAKVLFHADISPLDLTAVRSLVACAVFSLAMLLTQPATFRVSKSAIPLLIATGLAFTAVNITFYYAISMISVAAAITLEYTAPFFVLLISVAFASRRVDLRDAGIVALSVAGCFLLTGGEAELFSLNAGVLVGLACGLAFAIFNMLGNACKQRGVGASTVTLYAFLVSSLLWLAALPALTVHTIDYSGEVVLYIAFIAIIATIIPYWLLMYGLRHVDALPATIIGMFDPLVAGLVAYALVGERLTLVNMIGIGVIIVAVCLITIKEKNAQSSSQKNKAKKALDETTGTLQEPTQNAY, from the coding sequence ATGTGGCGAAATCATCCTTTTGCTCTCGGCATTACCGCGATCGCCATCGCGGCGATTTTGTTCGGCGTCGCCGGCGCCCTCGCCAAAGTGCTGTTCCATGCGGATATCTCGCCCCTGGATCTAACGGCGGTGCGTTCGCTGGTCGCCTGCGCAGTATTCTCGCTGGCCATGCTGCTGACGCAGCCCGCCACCTTTCGGGTCAGCAAGTCGGCGATTCCCCTGTTGATCGCCACCGGTCTGGCTTTCACCGCTGTGAACATTACTTTTTACTACGCCATCAGCATGATCAGCGTGGCGGCGGCCATCACCCTGGAATACACCGCGCCATTTTTCGTGCTGTTGATCAGCGTCGCCTTCGCCTCACGCCGCGTTGACCTCCGTGACGCAGGCATCGTCGCCTTGAGCGTAGCGGGCTGCTTCCTGCTCACCGGCGGCGAGGCGGAACTGTTTTCCCTCAACGCGGGAGTACTGGTGGGGTTGGCCTGCGGCCTGGCGTTCGCCATCTTCAATATGCTCGGCAACGCCTGCAAGCAACGCGGCGTCGGCGCCAGTACAGTGACGCTCTATGCGTTTCTGGTCAGCTCCCTGCTCTGGCTGGCTGCGCTGCCGGCGCTCACCGTTCATACCATTGATTACTCCGGGGAAGTCGTTCTCTACATCGCGTTTATCGCGATTATCGCCACCATTATTCCCTACTGGCTGCTGATGTACGGATTGCGTCACGTAGACGCCCTACCCGCCACTATTATCGGCATGTTCGATCCTCTTGTGGCGGGACTGGTCGCTTACGCGCTGGTGGGCGAACGCCTGACCCTGGTCAACATGATCGGTATCGGCGTGATCATCGTCGCCGTCTGCCTCATCACAATAAAAGAAAAAAACGCCCAGTCCTCGTCTCAGAAAAACAAGGCGAAAAAGGCGTTGGACGAGACCACTGGGACACTGCAAGAACCTACTCAGAACGCCTACTAA
- a CDS encoding radical SAM/SPASM domain-containing protein: MDKNHATLLNVHLIDAAEERTDNLPRLRLSPDVDRKSLPHIQAAQSRLENLWAAGTDYCQETIRRAQAENRLLHLDIDMTGECKLKCFYCDRTPDRYSDVPDRIELSTQERKDIILQARRLGATTVEFPGAGEPMIDPGFWEIVEYIHSLGMTTVLFTSGYHLDAAGADRLYELGASVFLKYNNIDTAVQDRMVGVRGYGDKARSAMGLLLDRGFNQSIPTRLAIDVVVTPKFHDLDDVADLFRWCRDNNVHSYIMTLIPEGMADHKSLLLEKERANGLIEMMRKIDEEEYGLIYSPSRPMGGGYRCRQVNCGLFVNLFGEVYDCNGLSRLIGHLRQDTLENVWNSAYAAKIRTPDQNGFCLVRERQWQGRDLSAMNRKVEEYERWRAKHGDDAVVERAKQAVGIDHVELTRKGAMVKTQTTQPV, translated from the coding sequence ATGGATAAGAATCACGCAACGCTGTTGAACGTACATCTGATCGACGCCGCCGAAGAGCGGACCGACAATCTTCCGAGACTGCGTCTCTCCCCTGATGTGGACCGCAAATCCCTCCCCCATATCCAGGCTGCGCAGAGCCGGCTGGAGAACCTGTGGGCGGCGGGCACGGATTACTGCCAGGAGACAATTCGCCGGGCTCAGGCGGAAAATCGTCTGTTGCACCTGGACATCGATATGACCGGCGAATGCAAACTGAAGTGCTTCTATTGCGACCGCACGCCAGACCGCTACAGCGATGTGCCGGACCGGATAGAGCTGAGCACGCAGGAGCGTAAAGACATCATTCTGCAGGCGCGCCGCCTCGGAGCCACAACGGTGGAGTTTCCCGGCGCCGGCGAACCGATGATTGATCCCGGCTTCTGGGAGATCGTCGAATACATTCATAGTCTGGGCATGACCACTGTCCTGTTCACCAGCGGCTATCATCTGGACGCCGCCGGAGCGGATCGCCTGTATGAGCTGGGCGCGTCCGTTTTCCTCAAATACAACAATATCGACACCGCCGTGCAGGACCGCATGGTGGGCGTGCGCGGCTATGGAGACAAAGCGCGCAGCGCCATGGGCCTGCTGCTGGATCGGGGCTTCAACCAGTCGATTCCCACCCGACTCGCTATCGATGTCGTGGTGACGCCCAAGTTTCACGATCTGGACGATGTCGCGGATCTATTCCGCTGGTGTCGAGACAACAACGTACACAGCTACATCATGACGTTGATCCCGGAAGGCATGGCGGATCATAAGTCCCTGCTACTGGAGAAAGAGCGCGCCAATGGCCTGATAGAGATGATGCGCAAAATCGACGAGGAGGAATACGGGCTGATCTATTCCCCCAGCCGTCCCATGGGCGGCGGCTATCGCTGTCGGCAGGTTAACTGCGGCCTGTTCGTGAATCTGTTTGGCGAAGTGTACGACTGCAACGGCCTGTCCCGCCTGATTGGCCATTTGCGCCAGGATACGCTGGAGAACGTATGGAACTCCGCCTATGCGGCGAAAATCCGTACGCCGGATCAGAACGGTTTCTGTCTGGTGCGGGAGCGCCAATGGCAAGGCCGCGACCTGTCCGCCATGAACCGCAAGGTCGAAGAATATGAACGCTGGCGCGCCAAGCATGGCGACGACGCGGTGGTGGAAAGGGCCAAACAGGCCGTCGGCATTGACCATGTGGAGTTGACCCGCAAAGGCGCCATGGTGAAAACGCAAACAACGCAACCGGTGTGA
- a CDS encoding heavy metal sensor histidine kinase — MSSTKRPLPLAVRITALVGIAILAVFLVFGWLIERTIDQHFMEQDSAVLKEAAAVVEDILFQHWPAEDIDMLQRKLDRALPDRLGVICKLSKSSSEVLYASPEFRGRGSPGDLEVFTVITADNLRMWRDGQNLYRGVRLKLSAPEAAPSSYYLVTLALEISAHRKFMKSYRHTLWASTLLAALVGICGVWVGVGRGLAPLRRVSNRIRGVSSDRLHVRLELDAAPIELVELAASFNDMMQRVETSYQRLSNFAADIAHELRTPVTNLMTQTQVALSKGRGVEEYREVLYSGLEEFERISKMIDDMLLLARTESGLGRLSPEKVSLRQEVQDLFDYFEAWAEAQGVSLTLKGRCRKVRGDRMMLRRAVSNLLSNAIRHTPEGGTVSVSLCDTPGFAVVSVANPGPGIPPEHLSRVFDRFYRVDDSRCRTDEGAGLGLAIVKSIVEAHGGCIAANSEQNHTQFVMKMPGK; from the coding sequence ATGAGCTCCACTAAACGGCCATTGCCTCTCGCGGTGCGCATCACTGCGCTGGTGGGGATAGCCATCCTGGCGGTGTTTCTGGTGTTCGGTTGGCTGATCGAACGCACCATCGACCAGCATTTCATGGAGCAGGACAGCGCCGTGCTGAAGGAAGCGGCGGCCGTGGTGGAGGATATCCTGTTTCAGCATTGGCCCGCCGAAGATATCGACATGTTGCAGCGCAAGCTGGATCGCGCCCTGCCTGACCGTCTTGGCGTAATCTGCAAACTCAGCAAGTCCTCCAGTGAAGTTTTATACGCGTCCCCTGAATTTCGGGGCAGAGGGTCGCCGGGGGATCTGGAAGTGTTCACGGTGATTACTGCGGACAACTTGCGCATGTGGCGGGACGGGCAGAATCTGTACCGTGGCGTCCGCTTGAAGTTGAGCGCGCCGGAAGCCGCGCCGTCCTCTTACTATCTGGTGACGTTGGCGCTTGAAATCAGCGCTCACCGGAAATTCATGAAAAGCTATCGCCATACCTTATGGGCGTCCACTTTATTGGCGGCGCTGGTGGGAATATGTGGCGTGTGGGTGGGGGTAGGCAGGGGGCTGGCGCCGCTGCGGCGAGTCAGCAACCGTATTCGCGGGGTCTCCTCGGACCGGCTGCACGTCCGATTGGAACTGGATGCCGCGCCGATCGAACTGGTGGAACTGGCCGCCTCTTTCAATGACATGATGCAACGCGTGGAAACGTCCTATCAGCGCCTGTCCAATTTCGCGGCGGATATCGCTCATGAATTGCGCACCCCCGTCACCAACCTGATGACGCAAACTCAGGTGGCTCTGAGCAAAGGGCGGGGCGTGGAGGAATATCGTGAGGTGCTTTATTCCGGTCTGGAGGAGTTCGAGCGCATCTCCAAAATGATCGACGACATGCTGTTGCTGGCGCGCACGGAGAGCGGTTTAGGTCGTTTGTCGCCGGAAAAAGTAAGCCTACGCCAGGAAGTGCAGGACCTGTTTGACTACTTCGAAGCCTGGGCGGAAGCCCAGGGCGTATCGCTGACTCTCAAGGGACGTTGCCGCAAAGTGCGGGGAGACCGCATGATGCTGCGTCGCGCCGTCAGCAATCTGCTATCCAACGCCATCCGCCACACTCCCGAAGGCGGGACCGTGTCCGTATCCCTGTGCGACACTCCCGGCTTCGCCGTGGTCAGCGTCGCCAACCCCGGCCCCGGCATACCGCCGGAACACTTGTCCCGTGTGTTCGACCGCTTCTACCGCGTCGACGACTCCCGCTGCCGCACCGACGAAGGCGCCGGTCTGGGACTGGCCATCGTCAAATCCATCGTAGAAGCCCACGGCGGCTGCATCGCCGCCAACTCAGAACAAAACCACACGCAATTTGTGATGAAAATGCCGGGTAAGTAG